A genomic stretch from Telopea speciosissima isolate NSW1024214 ecotype Mountain lineage chromosome 7, Tspe_v1, whole genome shotgun sequence includes:
- the LOC122669652 gene encoding serine/threonine protein kinase OSK1-like — translation MGFDRNQLVESLRNRKTNDGTVAYYLLLDNRFRVSSGYLGAEFQESMVCLLARIRCFNRFGLFIMNKAERRIVCGYQILYISMCITCHCGIHEWISRYRPGSEI, via the exons ATGGGATTTGACAGGAACCAACTGGTTGAGTCTCTTCGCAACAGGAAAACAAATGAT GGTACTGTTGCATATTATCTGTTGTTGGACAACCGGTTCCGGGTTTCTAGTGGCTATCTTGGAGCTGAGTTTCAGGAGTCGATGGTTTGTTTATTGGCTAGAATTAGATGCTTTAATAGATTTGGCCTTTTTATAATGAACAAAGCTGAAAGGAGAATTGTGTGTGGTTATCAAATTCTGTACATCTCAATGTGCATAACATGCCATTGTGGCATTCATGAATGGATTTCACGTTACAGACCTGGATCAGAAATTTGA
- the LOC122666757 gene encoding SNF1-related protein kinase catalytic subunit alpha KIN10-like, whose product MYFLECNFTRMHPGEAASSAIGHRLPGYMEHQGIGLRTQFPVERKWALGLQSRAHPREIMTEVLKALQALEVCWKKIGHYNMKCRYPRFPGGSEGMVNSAVHGNHYFADESAIVENDGVSRQTNVVKFELQLYKTREEKYLLDLQRVNGPQFLFLDLCAAFLAQLRVL is encoded by the exons ATGTATTTCCTGGAATGCAATTTCACACGTATGCATCCAGGTGAAGCTGCATCTTCTGCCATTGGGCATCGACTGCCGGGATATATGGAGCATCAGGGAATTGGCTTAAGAACCCAATTCCCTGTTGAGAGGAAATGGGCTCTTGGACTTCAG TCTCGAGCTCATCCTCGTGAGATAATGACTGAGGTTCTAAAAGCTCTTCAAGCACTGGAGGTGTGTTGGAAAAAAATTGGTCACTACAACATGAAGTGCCGATATCCTCGCTTTCCAGGCGGTTCTGAAGGCATGGTCAACAGTGCAGTGCATGGTAACCATTACTTTGCGGATGAATCTGCAATTGTTGAGAATGATGGGGTTAGTAGGCAAACAAATGTAGTCAAGTTTGAGTTGCAG CTCTATAAGACTCGTGAGGAGAAGTATTTGCTTGATCTGCAAAGGGTGAACGGACCTCAGTTTCTGTTCTTGGATCTCTGTGCTGCTTTCCTTGCTCAACTTCGGGTCCTATGA